Proteins encoded within one genomic window of Aquarana catesbeiana isolate 2022-GZ linkage group LG03, ASM4218655v1, whole genome shotgun sequence:
- the LOC141134094 gene encoding homeobox protein siamois-like has product MDTELDQILCTVLSLEEDYPTMSPPLRFQDNFTSTPCISPDGFLPSESQADLQDSSTLQQNLLEIYTLLGLQQEARAKKYVIPKQPANKDTIIQNPLKRKLEEDEYERCKQRRVNIEDFQNSNSKAQCRKRKNFNAEQTAFLMNEFDRNPYPNFTKRCHIAKITGISEPRIQVWFQNRRARHLSKDMKSQSTQGSQFSTPRDLPNIFQNPYQNLQFDGHFQIPGNMWML; this is encoded by the exons ATGGATACTGAGCTGGACCAAATTCTCTGCACTGTGCTTTCTCTAGAAGAAGACTATCCAACAATGTCTCCTCCCCTGAGGTTCCAGGACAACTTCACTAGCACTCCATGCATCTCTCCTGATGGTTTCTTACCTTCAGAAAGCCAAGCTGATCTACAAGACTCCTCCACCCTACAACAAAATCTACTGGAAATTTATACCCTCTTGGGGCTCCAACAAGAAGCACGGGCCAAAAAATACGTAATCCCCAAGCAGCCTGCAAATAAGGACACCATTATTCAGAATCCATTAAAAA GAAAGTTGGAAGAAGATGAGTATGAAAGATGCAAGCAACGCAGAGTCAATATTGAGGATTTCCAGAACAGCAACTCCAAAGCACAATGTAGAAAGAGGAAAAACTTCAACGCAGAGCAGACTGCCTTCCTGATGAATGAGTTTGATCGTAACCCCTATCCAAACTTCACAAAGAGGTGCCATATTGCCAAGATAACTGGGATTTCTGAACCCAGAATACAG GTTTGGTTCCAGAACAGAAGAGCAAGACATCTCTCAAAAGATATGAAATCCCAAAGCACCCAGGGTAGTCAGTTCTCAACTCCCAGagatcttcccaacatttttcagaatccataccagaatcTACAATTCGATGGACATTTCCAGATCCCAGGAAACATGTGGATGCTGTAA